One Tripterygium wilfordii isolate XIE 37 chromosome 10, ASM1340144v1, whole genome shotgun sequence DNA segment encodes these proteins:
- the LOC120007173 gene encoding uncharacterized protein LOC120007173 produces the protein MTFVNTRFENPIMSSALFLYKYPLSSCLILLAPLFIFSGFLGFGFSSVLIASAVVIVSSLIFRFTKQKPHFVDKLEETPRSGYGQSLPQTLDTVAQSTESESITGGEAQDNEEQTESGSESDAEKKEEEEEEFVGRNIHGCLVRSPVTLSENDCQYRTSTSEDSEVDWIFQDKLDWSDDGSISDEDSLIEIALPSGQYLGENNKVPKFDHKMPDFTAEEESMLRQQCLMELLAEFNDMNEEDNLIEIDISMGSIKCSRFEIEA, from the coding sequence ATGACATTTGTAAACACTAGGTTTGAGAATCCAATTATGAGCTCTGCTTTGTTCTTGTACAAATACCCACTATCATCATGTTTAATCCTTCTTGCTCCATTGTTCATTTTCTCTGGTTTTTTGGGATTTGGGTTTTCGTCCGTCCTCATTGCATCTGCAGTTGTGATTGTATCATCTTTAATCTTCAGATTCACAAAGCAAAAACCACACTTTGTGGATAAATTGGAAGAGACCCCAAGGTCTGGTTATGGTCAAAGTTTACCTCAAACTTTAGACACAGTGGCACAGAGTACTGAAAGTGAATCTATCACAGGAGGAGAAGCTCAGGACAATGAGGAACAGACTGAAAGTGGGTCTGAATCTGATGCAGAGaaaaaggaagaggaagaagaagaatttgtgGGTAGAAATATTCATGGCTGCCTAGTCAGATCACCAGTTACTCTATCAGAGAATGATTGTCAGTACAGAACATCAACAAGTGAAGATTCTGAAGTGGACTGGATATTCCAAGACAAGTTGGATTGGTCTGATGATGGATCTATATCTGATGAGGATAGTCTCATTGAAATTGCTCTTCCAAGTGGTCAATATCTTGGAGAAAATAACAAAGTTCCCAAGTTTGATCACAAAATGCCTGATTTTACAGCAGAAGAAGAGTCCATGTTGAGACAACAATGTCTAATGGAGCTTTTAGCAGAGTTTAATGACATGAACGAGGAAGATAACTTGATCGAAATCGACATATCCATGGGATCCATCAAGTGTTCAAGGTTTGAGATTGAAGCTTGA
- the LOC120007136 gene encoding nuclear transcription factor Y subunit B-3-like: MADSDNESGGGQNSGAHGDLSAREQDRFLPIANVSRIMKKALPANAKISKDAKETVQECVSEFISFITGEASDKCQREKRKTVNGDDLLYAMTTLGFEEYVEPLKIYLQKYREMEGEKTYMGRPGEKDDGASGGGSTTGGGGAGGGDNSSDGGFNSGGGMYGGLPMMGHHQGHMYGSGAFHRQISAGEKRVG, translated from the coding sequence ATGGCGGATTCGGATAATGAATCCGGAGGAGGCCAGAACAGTGGCGCGCACGGCGATTTGTCGGCGCGTGAGCAGGACAGATTCCTTCCTATAGCAAATGTGAGCAGGATCATGAAAAAGGCACTCCCCGCCAACGCCAAGATCTCCAAGGACGCAAAGGAGACCGTCCAGGAGTGCGTCTCGGAGTTCATCAGCTTCATCACCGGCGAGGCCTCCGATAAGTGCCAGCGCGAAAAACGGAAGACTGTCAACGGCGACGATCTGCTCTACGCGATGACTACACTTGGCTTCGAGGAGTATGTGGAGCCCTTGAAGATTTACCTCCAGAAGTACAGAGAGATGGAAGGTGAGAAGACCTATATGGGACGACCGGGTGAGAAGGATGACGGCGCCAGTGGTGGAGGATCAACCACTGGTGGTGGCGGGGCAGGCGGTGGAGACAATTCGAGTGACGGGGGGTTTAATAGTGGTGGGGGTATGTACGGTGGGTTGCCGATGATGGGGCATCATCAGGGACACATGTACGGCTCTGGTGCGTTTCATCGTCAGATAAGTGCTGGGGAAAAGCGGGTCGGGTGA